A genomic stretch from Candidatus Campbellbacteria bacterium includes:
- a CDS encoding AAA family ATPase, with translation MIKKIKKLKNLGIFKDFNWGSETNDFKKFNLIYGWNRSGKTSISRIFASCEKKCTYDENKFKQYPKHGEFEIKTDSVSIKDTDVINNILPIKVFNQDFIDENISFDDSNLCNPIIYVSDKDIQSKRQLEKLKLDSDDFSKKHILAEKEILIQQKIKDNFLVPLAKNIKDDLNLNYTKTTVENLIKQIGIDNFDGKFLSDENERNYTNIINNEPKNEQHKLSDYQINFSFNSKIIDNFQKIFEEVKNLLNKNVISESLDRLKNDQDLNTWVKHGFDLHKTKEETKKCLFCEKPLDKDFLDTLSRHFSEDYEKLQNQINDLKNGILRFKEQEVEVENKDLYPNLKSGYKNNAENLNKCIRKMNEWIDKTVEILEEKYNKPLDVVNSPDTPQDFLNSYNSSIAKLNAIIEEHNEKTKNHTQEVEKAKEQLVMHMIAKALSEEDLKKMNNDLEQAINNENTIKTNLDKINPDIQKLENQSSDIGVAIADVNKHLKEFFGEEEITLELAKENKGYSIKRNGEIAENLSEGEKSAIAFSYFIVKVGEKEFDKSNGIIFIDDPISSFDSNFIYHCFSIIRTHFSEVGQLFISTHNFQFFNLIKNWFIRNNKNRKKGNKDECCEFFMVENFIESNTRKARIVALDKTLREYKSEYHFLFYNLKKFVEREDIQYEDFYTIGNMARRFFDIFADFKRPTIEDQKTKLEELVKDINDPEEKISIAEKTKAYKLINDFSHNSDPASAIEHKDKSEIKDAIKILLSIVKESDPKHFELLKIKSI, from the coding sequence ATGATAAAGAAAATTAAAAAGTTGAAAAATCTTGGGATATTTAAAGATTTTAACTGGGGTTCTGAGACGAATGATTTTAAAAAATTCAATTTAATATATGGTTGGAATAGAAGTGGAAAGACATCTATTTCTCGTATTTTTGCGAGTTGTGAGAAAAAATGTACTTATGACGAAAATAAGTTCAAGCAATACCCAAAACATGGAGAATTTGAGATAAAGACAGATAGTGTGTCCATAAAAGATACAGATGTCATTAATAATATTTTACCAATAAAAGTTTTTAACCAAGATTTTATAGATGAAAATATTTCTTTTGATGATTCAAACCTATGTAACCCTATTATTTATGTTAGTGATAAGGACATTCAAAGTAAAAGGCAATTGGAAAAATTAAAATTGGATAGTGATGATTTTTCAAAAAAACACATATTGGCAGAAAAAGAAATATTAATACAACAAAAAATAAAAGACAACTTTCTTGTGCCGTTAGCAAAGAATATTAAGGACGATCTTAATCTTAATTATACTAAAACAACTGTAGAAAATTTAATAAAACAAATCGGCATTGATAATTTTGATGGCAAATTTCTCTCTGATGAAAATGAAAGAAATTATACTAATATAATTAATAATGAGCCTAAAAATGAACAGCACAAACTTTCAGATTATCAAATCAACTTTTCTTTTAATAGTAAAATTATAGATAATTTTCAAAAGATTTTTGAAGAAGTTAAAAATTTACTCAATAAAAATGTTATATCTGAATCATTAGATAGATTGAAGAATGATCAAGATTTAAATACCTGGGTTAAGCATGGTTTTGATTTACATAAAACAAAAGAAGAAACAAAAAAATGTTTATTTTGTGAAAAACCACTAGATAAAGATTTCTTAGATACCCTCTCAAGACATTTTAGTGAAGATTATGAAAAACTACAGAATCAAATTAATGATTTAAAAAATGGTATTTTGAGATTTAAAGAGCAAGAGGTTGAAGTAGAAAATAAAGATCTTTATCCTAATTTGAAAAGTGGGTATAAGAATAATGCAGAAAATTTGAATAAATGTATCAGAAAAATGAACGAGTGGATTGATAAAACAGTAGAAATTTTAGAAGAGAAATACAACAAACCACTTGATGTTGTAAATAGCCCAGACACTCCACAAGATTTTTTAAACTCGTATAATTCATCTATTGCAAAGTTGAACGCTATTATTGAAGAACATAATGAGAAGACAAAAAACCATACCCAAGAAGTCGAGAAAGCAAAAGAACAACTTGTAATGCACATGATTGCTAAAGCCTTATCTGAAGAAGATTTAAAAAAAATGAATAATGATTTAGAACAAGCTATTAATAATGAAAATACTATTAAAACGAATCTTGATAAAATTAATCCCGATATTCAAAAACTTGAGAATCAGTCTTCAGATATTGGTGTGGCAATTGCAGATGTAAATAAGCATCTAAAAGAATTCTTTGGGGAAGAAGAAATAACACTTGAATTGGCTAAAGAAAATAAAGGATATAGCATAAAAAGAAACGGGGAAATAGCTGAAAATTTAAGTGAAGGTGAGAAATCAGCAATTGCATTCTCATATTTTATTGTTAAAGTTGGAGAAAAAGAATTTGACAAATCAAATGGAATTATTTTTATAGACGATCCAATTTCAAGTTTTGATTCAAACTTTATTTATCATTGTTTTTCAATAATAAGAACACATTTCAGTGAAGTTGGACAATTATTTATTTCCACACACAATTTTCAGTTTTTCAATCTAATAAAGAATTGGTTTATTAGAAATAATAAAAACAGAAAAAAGGGGAATAAAGACGAATGCTGCGAGTTTTTTATGGTAGAAAATTTTATTGAATCAAACACAAGAAAAGCAAGAATTGTTGCATTAGATAAGACACTGCGAGAATATAAATCTGAATATCATTTTTTATTTTATAACCTCAAAAAGTTTGTAGAAAGGGAAGATATACAATATGAAGATTTTTATACTATTGGAAACATGGCAAGGAGATTTTTTGATATTTTTGCAGATTTTAAAAGACCAACAATAGAAGATCAAAAGACCAAACTAGAAGAGTTGGTAAAGGATATTAATGACCCAGAAGAAAAAATAAGTATAGCAGAAAAGACAAAAGCGTATAAACTAATTAATGATTTCTCCCATAATTCTGATCCAGCTAGTGCAATAGAACATAAAGATAAAAGCGAAATTAAAGATGCGATAAAAATTTTATTAAGTATAGTTAAAGAATCAGACCCAAAGCATTTTGAACTCCTAAAGATAAAATCTATATAA